The genomic region GCAAGTTTGTCGTAGAGATGCTGCAGGGTTGGGTTCTGTGTAGTAGCCACAAAGACACGGCTGTTACTGAAATAATCAAAGCGGGATAATTCAGATACCTCAAAACTCCACTTAAAGGATGAAAGTTTTTCAATCAGCACATCGGCACTAAATTGTTTTCCCAGAAAAGCGACTGTGACATGAAGGTGCTCTTCATCTCTCCATTTCCCCTCCAAGTAGTGGGAAAAATCGTGTTTAATCTGTTCATAGCTGTAAAGACGGACAGGAACGGCAAGAAATAGACGGTTCGTACTCATAGTCTCCCTTGCTCGATCGATTTGCTTGACGCTTCTATTTCATTATTATAATCGTTTTCTTGAGAGATAGCTAACGGAGCATGTGCATCGGATTAATGGTACCGGAACTATCAGGACGCTATAATCAAACACAGAAAGAGACGGGTGGCAGAGAAATGGGCTATATATCTTTATACATTGTGTTTATGGCATTTGCACAAACCGTTACAATGCTTCATATGTTCTATTTACGGAGGAACCACAGTACGATTCTCGCCTGGTTTATGGTGATCCTCATGTTTCCGTTTCCCGCTTTCATCCTCTATTTCATTTTTGGTAATCGAAAGGTACGGCAAAAAAGTAAAAAAAGTACCTTGGTGCTTCATAAACTGCATCAGCCCGATACGGCAGCGCTAAATCCGATCGAAACCGTTCTCGCAAGTCATGAGATAGCCGGTACGACAGTATGCAATGAAATACAGCTCTATTTTGACGGAGTTGATGCCTATAATGCTTTATTACATGAGATTCGGAATGCAAAAGAATCCATCTGGATCAGTACCTATATTTTACATAATGATTCGACGGCAAAAGTAATTTTGGAAGCATTAACGCAAAAAGCCTCTGAAGGTCTTGATGTCAGAATATTGATCGATGCGGTCGGCTCATACGGTCTTTATATCTGGCAGCGCCCGCTACGGGCATTCAAGAATGCGGGAGGGAAAGCGGTGTTTTTTATGCCGATTTTGAAACATCCGCTCCGAAATTACATCAACCTGCGCAATCACCGTAAAATCTTTCTTTTTGATGAACGTGTTGCACTTGCTGGCGGGATGAATCTCGGAAAACAGTATATGGGCTCGAAGCCTGAAAAAAAGC from Sulfuricurvum sp. harbors:
- a CDS encoding phospholipase D-like domain-containing protein: MCIGLMVPELSGRYNQTQKETGGREMGYISLYIVFMAFAQTVTMLHMFYLRRNHSTILAWFMVILMFPFPAFILYFIFGNRKVRQKSKKSTLVLHKLHQPDTAALNPIETVLASHEIAGTTVCNEIQLYFDGVDAYNALLHEIRNAKESIWISTYILHNDSTAKVILEALTQKASEGLDVRILIDAVGSYGLYIWQRPLRAFKNAGGKAVFFMPILKHPLRNYINLRNHRKIFLFDERVALAGGMNLGKQYMGSKPEKKRWIDMIFRLEGDAVFSYAEIFLADFAYASGEEKTAVKRVIACSERNAIQVVPSGPDMSSDALYEALLSAIHSAHRRVWIVTPYFVPDETILRALIIAKHKGVDVKLIAPYTSDHWITDIGRSSYMREAEEKGLEVLLYQGNMLHTKAVLLDDYAVMLGSVNIDNRSLFLNYEVVSFVYSKPVIVQMDEWVNTLITHSLSGMTKGSKKRVILENFMRIFSPQL